One segment of Triticum aestivum cultivar Chinese Spring chromosome 2A, IWGSC CS RefSeq v2.1, whole genome shotgun sequence DNA contains the following:
- the LOC123185465 gene encoding uncharacterized protein, whose protein sequence is MPQLDLESLFCVGGGESRSTKVACETIAVAASDVDVASAHEQSRRIIWAWSGPTGAALERDGSTKGSSNPKTAAEETTRNKGASRAPRRLELEAIVVGVLPAGKMVVQQRRPPVVGRGWRRPAAGARVFASEAVGTEPVSPKVSCFGAVRSESRAAAPAPAPSPRGEEEQVEERSGCWASVASALRGLLCGSDSDNRREGESGASESKPAVSGSPTVDGPVLSPPRPVLGLGDVKQIASRRWPDGDGRCLV, encoded by the coding sequence ATGCCACAGCTCGATCTGGAGTCCCTCTTCTGCGTCGGCGGCGGCGAGTCCAGGTCGACGAAGGTCGCCTGCGAGACCATCGCGGTCGCAGCCTCCGACGTCGACGTCGCCAGCGCCCACGAGCAGTCGCGCCGGATTATCTGGGCCTGGTCCGGGCCAACCGGCGCGGCGCTGGAGCGGGACGGGTCGACCAAGGGCAGCTCCAACCCCAAGACCGCGGCAGAAGAGACGACGCGTAACAAGGGCGCGTCGAGGGCGCCGAGGAGGTTGGAGTTGGAGGCAATCGTGGTGGGCGTTCTGCCTGCCGGGAAGATGGTCGTGCAGCAGAGGCGCCCTCCTGTGGTCGGCCGCGGCTGGCGCCGGCCGGCCGCAGGGGCCAGGGTGTTCGCGAGCGAGGCCGTGGGCACGGAGCCCGTGTCCCCGAAGGTGTCGTGCTTTGGGGCTGTGCGGTCCGAGAGCCGCGCGGCGGCGCCTGCACCTGCGCCTTCgccgcgcggggaggaggagcaGGTCGAGGAGCGGAGCGGGTGCTGGGCGAGCGTCGCCTCCGCGCTTCGTGGCTTGCTATGCGGCTCTGACTCGGACAACCGTCGGGAAGGTGAATCTGGGGCGAGTGAATCGAAGCCCGCGGTGTCGGGGTCGCCGACGGTGGACGGTCCAGTTCTGTCGCCGCCGCGGCCGGTGCTGGGTCTGGGAGACGTGAAGCAAATTGCTTCGCGGCGGTGGCCGGATGGAGATGGGCGGTGCTTGGTTTGA